One segment of Leptospirillum ferrooxidans C2-3 DNA contains the following:
- a CDS encoding DivIVA domain-containing protein, with protein MIDHNRINELRHMEFAKAFRGYEPKEVDAVLAQVIAEMTELLDERRGFEERIAEFSARSGDLSGKEALLGSTLLKAEQIAESLRESARRESESMIEEARKEASRILDEARTVHARSVLEMEGTRDEWLLGLSSVRQDVQKLLTGLSQLEEKWLFLDPDRSLGTGEPETDS; from the coding sequence ATGATAGACCATAATCGTATCAACGAACTGAGGCACATGGAGTTTGCAAAGGCTTTTCGTGGTTACGAGCCTAAGGAGGTCGATGCTGTTCTGGCCCAAGTTATAGCGGAAATGACGGAGCTTCTGGATGAACGGCGTGGTTTTGAAGAAAGAATTGCAGAATTTTCCGCCCGCTCAGGGGATCTTTCGGGAAAAGAAGCATTGTTGGGATCGACTCTTTTAAAGGCCGAGCAAATAGCCGAGTCACTCAGGGAGTCGGCCCGTCGAGAGTCCGAGTCGATGATCGAGGAAGCTCGCAAGGAAGCTTCCCGTATTCTTGACGAGGCGAGAACAGTCCATGCGAGGTCCGTTCTGGAGATGGAGGGAACAAGAGATGAGTGGTTACTCGGGCTTTCAAGTGTCCGCCAAGATGTCCAGAAGCTTTTGACTGGACTTTCCCAGCTTGAGGAAAAGTGGTTGTTTCTGGATCCTGACCGAAGTTTGGGGACGGGGGAGCCGGAGACTGATTCTTGA
- a CDS encoding YggT family protein — MLLYRLLYLYSWIVIIRALISWVLPDRSHPVVRFLEMLTEPVLAPIRKLVPPEKLGGMDISPLIVIFLIQVLQHFIY; from the coding sequence ATGCTGCTTTACCGGCTTCTCTATTTATATTCCTGGATCGTGATCATACGCGCCCTGATTTCATGGGTTCTTCCCGATCGGTCCCACCCTGTTGTAAGGTTCCTCGAGATGTTGACCGAGCCTGTTCTGGCTCCGATCCGGAAACTTGTTCCTCCAGAAAAACTAGGAGGAATGGATATCTCGCCGTTGATCGTTATTTTTTTGATTCAGGTTCTTCAGCACTTTATCTACTGA
- the proC gene encoding pyrroline-5-carboxylate reductase, with translation MGDHTLSNPSAIWVIGCGKMGEAFLRGAHAYFSGMGREKDLLVIEPADATRERVASLYAVSTFSSVEKAIENGRFPEIIFLAVKPDRFLSLAGELKRLSSPVLAISVMAGITLALLERHAPEFRWVRTMSNLALTTGEGMTLIAPGSTATSSDERLVLDLFSRMGKALILEEKDFDIATALAGSGPGLMALVGDALVDAGVLFGLKRETASLLVAQMFLGTGTLLLSGCSPSELKGYVSSPGGTTIEGIASLEDRAVRGAFIESISATVKKSRQLSGDPSGSAGAKN, from the coding sequence TTGGGAGATCACACCCTGTCTAACCCCTCGGCCATATGGGTGATCGGATGCGGGAAAATGGGGGAAGCCTTTCTGAGAGGGGCTCACGCGTATTTTTCCGGGATGGGCCGGGAGAAAGATCTTCTGGTCATTGAACCGGCTGATGCCACCAGGGAGCGGGTTGCTTCCCTTTATGCTGTTTCCACCTTTTCTTCAGTCGAAAAAGCCATTGAAAATGGACGTTTCCCTGAAATCATATTTCTGGCCGTAAAGCCCGACCGATTCTTATCATTGGCAGGAGAGCTGAAGCGCCTTTCTTCTCCTGTTCTGGCGATTTCTGTTATGGCAGGAATCACTCTGGCACTCCTTGAACGGCATGCTCCGGAGTTCCGATGGGTCAGGACCATGTCTAATCTTGCACTGACAACCGGAGAGGGCATGACCCTGATTGCTCCGGGATCCACGGCAACGTCTTCTGATGAACGACTTGTCTTGGACCTCTTTTCCCGGATGGGGAAAGCGCTCATTCTTGAGGAAAAGGATTTTGATATCGCGACGGCTCTTGCGGGTTCAGGTCCGGGCCTTATGGCTCTCGTTGGCGACGCTCTTGTCGATGCGGGGGTATTGTTTGGTCTCAAGAGGGAGACAGCTTCTCTTCTGGTGGCCCAGATGTTTTTGGGAACGGGAACACTCCTCCTTTCCGGGTGTTCTCCTTCAGAGCTGAAGGGGTATGTCTCTTCCCCCGGTGGAACAACGATTGAAGGAATCGCAAGTCTTGAAGACAGGGCTGTCAGAGGGGCATTCATTGAGTCCATTTCGGCTACAGTGAAAAAGTCCAGACAGTTATCTGGAGATCCCTCCGGCTCTGCCGGAGCCAAAAACTGA